From Bacteroidota bacterium, a single genomic window includes:
- a CDS encoding YicC/YloC family endoribonuclease produces MIRSMTAFGSAVKETEDLIAKTEIKSLNSKSFDLRVRMPSKYSEKEIGVHKKLERQLVRGKIDVFIAVKFLKASKIKSDINTNLAIEYFNDLKKITNKIDLKTDNALEIILKMPEVISTPIAMDSINEEWSVIENSILLAIKDLDEFRIKEGILLKSELANYLNEIEQHYNSVDKIKDQRVDRIKEKLEKKIKEITSNFDNERLEQELIFYIEKFDITEEIERLKIHIKHFRDTIDIDNSGKKLNFISQEIGREINTIGSKANDSDIQKHVVSMKNELEKIKQQLSNIL; encoded by the coding sequence ATGATACGTTCAATGACAGCTTTTGGGTCGGCAGTAAAAGAAACAGAAGACTTGATTGCAAAAACAGAAATAAAATCACTGAATAGCAAAAGTTTTGACCTTAGGGTGCGAATGCCATCAAAATATTCAGAGAAAGAAATTGGCGTTCACAAAAAACTTGAAAGACAACTTGTGAGAGGGAAAATTGATGTTTTTATAGCTGTTAAATTTTTAAAAGCATCAAAAATAAAAAGTGATATTAACACTAATCTTGCAATAGAATATTTCAATGATTTAAAAAAAATAACGAATAAGATAGATTTAAAAACTGATAATGCTTTAGAAATAATATTGAAAATGCCCGAAGTTATTAGCACACCAATAGCAATGGATTCAATAAATGAGGAATGGAGTGTAATTGAAAATTCAATTTTACTTGCAATAAAAGATTTGGATGAGTTTAGAATAAAAGAAGGAATATTGCTGAAAAGTGAATTAGCAAACTACCTCAATGAAATAGAACAGCATTACAATAGCGTTGATAAAATAAAAGATCAAAGAGTAGATAGGATTAAAGAAAAGTTAGAAAAAAAAATAAAGGAAATAACTTCTAATTTTGATAATGAAAGACTTGAACAAGAGTTGATTTTTTATATTGAAAAATTTGATATTACTGAAGAAATTGAAAGGCTAAAAATTCACATAAAACATTTTAGAGATACAATTGATATTGATAACAGTGGCAAAAAATTGAATTTTATAAGTCAGGAAATAGGTAGAGAAATAAATACGATTGGCTCAAAAGCCAATGACTCGGATATTCAAAAACATGTTGTTTCAATGAAAAATGAACTTGAAAAAATCAAACAACAATTATCTAATATTTTATAA
- the gmk gene encoding guanylate kinase, with protein sequence MKNKIVAISGPSGTGKTTVVKELLKKFPSFGFSISATTRLKRDKEKDKKDYYFLSIDDFKNNIAENNFIEYEEVYSGVFYGTMWSEIKRMFSQNSNPLLDIDVFGALNIKKYYKNDALIIFIHPGTIDNLKNRLRKRKSESESSLKKRLAKANEEISFSNKFDKIIINDKDIKSSVDEVISVVNEYLNL encoded by the coding sequence ATGAAAAATAAAATAGTTGCCATAAGCGGTCCTTCAGGAACAGGGAAAACAACAGTTGTTAAGGAGCTTTTGAAAAAATTCCCTTCTTTTGGATTTTCTATTTCAGCAACTACTCGCCTAAAGAGAGATAAAGAAAAAGATAAAAAGGACTATTATTTTCTTAGTATTGATGATTTTAAAAACAATATTGCCGAAAACAATTTTATTGAATACGAAGAGGTTTACAGTGGAGTTTTTTATGGAACGATGTGGTCGGAAATAAAACGAATGTTTTCACAAAATTCAAACCCTCTTCTTGACATTGATGTTTTTGGTGCTTTAAACATAAAAAAATATTATAAAAATGATGCACTAATTATTTTCATTCATCCGGGAACAATTGATAATTTAAAAAACAGATTGAGAAAACGAAAGTCGGAAAGTGAAAGTAGCCTAAAAAAACGTTTGGCTAAAGCAAATGAAGAAATTTCATTTTCCAATAAATTTGATAAAATAATAATTAACGATAAAGATATAAAAAGTAGTGTTGATGAAGTTATTTCTGTAGTAAACGAATATCTAAATTTATAG
- the nadD gene encoding nicotinate (nicotinamide) nucleotide adenylyltransferase encodes MKIGLFFGSFNPIHNGHISIAESILKASDIEKIWFVVSPQNPLKPQNILIDENHRLKMVEIATEKNSKLEVCDIEFSLSKPSFTYKTLDVLRRKYSEHTFIIIMGSDSINNIHKWKEYKKILSSYKIFVYPRGENKIEPQNSPDEDIEFFNFPMIDISSTKVRELIKEGKTINKLTHASVIEYINLHLLYS; translated from the coding sequence ATGAAAATAGGATTATTTTTCGGCTCTTTTAATCCGATACACAACGGACATATTAGCATTGCAGAATCAATACTCAAGGCTTCTGATATTGAAAAGATTTGGTTTGTTGTTAGCCCTCAAAATCCGCTAAAGCCCCAAAACATTCTTATTGACGAAAACCACAGATTGAAAATGGTTGAAATTGCCACAGAAAAAAATAGTAAGTTGGAAGTTTGCGATATTGAATTTTCTCTTTCAAAGCCATCATTCACTTATAAAACCCTTGATGTTTTAAGGAGAAAATATTCCGAACATACCTTTATAATTATTATGGGTTCCGATTCGATTAATAATATTCATAAATGGAAGGAGTATAAAAAAATTCTATCAAGTTATAAAATATTTGTTTACCCAAGAGGAGAGAATAAAATTGAACCCCAAAATTCTCCAGATGAGGACATTGAATTTTTTAATTTTCCCATGATTGATATTTCCTCAACAAAAGTTCGTGAACTTATAAAAGAAGGCAAGACAATTAATAAGCTCACACATGCTTCTGTTATTGAATATATTAACTTGCATTTACTATACTCTTAA